The Sagittula stellata E-37 sequence GCGGCGTACCCGCAGGGGACAAGTGGAACTACGACCACGACAACCGCAAACCCGCCACGGACGAGGTCGACACCGCACCCATGCAGTTCACTCCGGATGACACGGTGGAAGAGGTGCTCGACCTCGTCGAGGCCCGCTTCTCCGACAACTTCGGCACGCTCCGCCCCTTCACCTTCGCCACCGACACCGGACAGGCTCGCCGGGCACTGGCGCATTTCGTCAAACATGCCCTGCCGAAGTTTGGCGACTACCAGGACGCGATGATGGAGGGGGAGCGTTACCTGTGGCACGCTCACCTCTCCGCCTACATCAACATCGGCCTGCTCGACCCGCTCGAGGTCTGCAAGGCGGCGGAAGAGGCATGGCAGGCCGGTGACGTTCCGATCAACGCGGCCGAAGGGTTCATCCGCCAGATCGTCGGCTGGCGCGAGTACGTCCGTGGCATCTACTTCCACGAAGGGCCTGACTACACCGCCCGCAACGGCTTGGGCCATAAACGCGATCTGCCTTGGCTCTACTGGGGCGGCGAAACGAACATGCGATGTGTCGCCGAGGCAGTCCGCCAGACGAAAGAGGACGCCTACGCCCACCACATCCAGCGCTTGATGGTCACCGGCAGTTTCGCCCTCCTGGCCGGCATCGATCCACACCAGGTGCATGAATGGTACCTCAGCGTCTACATCGATGCCTTCGAATGGGTCGAGGCACCCAACACGATCGGGATGAGTCAGTTCGCCGACGGAGGGATCATAGCGTCCAAGCCCTACGTGTCGTCAGGCAATTACATCAACAGGATGTCAGATCACTGCGGCCACTGCGCCTACGACGTGCACGCCAAGTCCGGCGAAGACGACGCCTGTCCCTTCAACACGCTCTACTGGCACTTCCTTGATCGTCATCGCAAACGGTTCGAACAGAATGCCCGCATGGCCAACTTGTACCGAAGCTGGGACCGCATGGACGAGGACAAGCGCCGCGACATCCTGCGCGCCGCAGGACGCACTCTGAAAAAACTCGATGACGGGCAGGTCGTCTGACCCGGCCCTTCATCTTGGCAGCAATACCTTGGGGGTGCGGGGGCAAGGCCCCCGCGGATCGGCCCGGCGTCAGCCGGGCCGATCCATCCTACAGGACGTAACGGCTCAGGTCCGTCGACCGGGTCAGGTCGCCCAGTTGC is a genomic window containing:
- a CDS encoding cryptochrome/photolyase family protein, with the protein product MVTRLVLVLGDQLSDQVAALRRADKAKDVVVMAEVAEETAYVGHHPKKIALIFAAMRKFAVRLRDDGWDVAYSELDDTDNTGSIPGELLRRADQYGAQEVLATEPGEWRLIAALDDTPLKVTQLEDDRFVASHKDFEDWARGRKALRMEYFYRDMRRKTGLMMDGGVPAGDKWNYDHDNRKPATDEVDTAPMQFTPDDTVEEVLDLVEARFSDNFGTLRPFTFATDTGQARRALAHFVKHALPKFGDYQDAMMEGERYLWHAHLSAYINIGLLDPLEVCKAAEEAWQAGDVPINAAEGFIRQIVGWREYVRGIYFHEGPDYTARNGLGHKRDLPWLYWGGETNMRCVAEAVRQTKEDAYAHHIQRLMVTGSFALLAGIDPHQVHEWYLSVYIDAFEWVEAPNTIGMSQFADGGIIASKPYVSSGNYINRMSDHCGHCAYDVHAKSGEDDACPFNTLYWHFLDRHRKRFEQNARMANLYRSWDRMDEDKRRDILRAAGRTLKKLDDGQVV